A DNA window from Streptococcus parapneumoniae contains the following coding sequences:
- a CDS encoding Rpn family recombination-promoting nuclease/putative transposase, with translation MILRHPGISPTNDLVAKKIFSNPEITCQFIRDMLDLPAKNVTILEGSNIHVLPSLPYSAQDFYTSIDVLAELDNGTQVIIEIQVHHQNFFINRLWAYLCSQVNQNLEKIRQREGDTHQSYKHIAPVYAIAIVDSNYFSDDLAFHSFSMREDTTGEVLTITNNGQENHLVKMAFLELKKYRETSKDEVRKPWLEFFGNKPFTQHPERAISQADQLLDYKSWSEEDRRMFSEQRRREEQALLAHDYALEQAEEKGLERGRAEGLERGRAEGVEQGLERGKVEGREEGKLFAFLDMVRQGLLTPEVASEQSGMTVAEFEELLKEHHK, from the coding sequence ATGATTCTAAGACATCCGGGCATCAGCCCAACTAACGATTTGGTTGCTAAGAAAATCTTTAGTAATCCAGAAATCACTTGTCAATTTATTCGCGATATGCTGGACTTGCCAGCAAAAAATGTGACGATTTTGGAGGGAAGTAATATTCATGTCTTGCCCTCCCTGCCTTACTCAGCGCAGGATTTTTATACCAGTATAGACGTCTTGGCGGAGTTGGATAATGGAACCCAAGTAATCATTGAAATTCAGGTACATCATCAGAATTTTTTCATCAATCGCCTGTGGGCTTACCTTTGCAGTCAGGTCAATCAAAACCTAGAAAAAATTCGTCAACGTGAAGGTGATACTCACCAGAGCTATAAACACATCGCACCAGTATACGCTATCGCAATTGTAGATAGCAATTATTTCTCAGATGACCTGGCTTTTCATAGCTTTAGCATGCGAGAGGACACTACAGGTGAGGTTTTAACCATCACCAATAACGGTCAAGAAAACCATCTGGTTAAGATGGCGTTCTTGGAATTAAAAAAATATAGAGAAACCAGCAAAGACGAGGTTCGCAAGCCGTGGTTGGAGTTTTTCGGGAATAAACCCTTTACCCAGCACCCCGAGCGAGCCATCAGCCAGGCAGACCAACTGCTGGACTACAAGAGCTGGTCCGAGGAGGACAGGAGAATGTTTAGTGAACAACGCAGACGCGAAGAACAAGCCTTGTTAGCACATGACTATGCCTTGGAACAAGCTGAGGAAAAAGGGTTGGAACGTGGTCGTGCAGAGGGTTTAGAACGTGGACGAGCTGAGGGAGTTGAACAGGGATTGGAGCGCGGGAAAGTTGAAGGAAGGGAAGAAGGAAAACTTTTTGCCTTTCTGGATATGGTTCGTCAAGGTCTTCTAACACCTGAGGTTGCGAGTGAGCAATCAGGCATGACCGTGGCTGAGTTTGAAGAACTATTGAAAGAGCATCATAAATAA
- a CDS encoding helix-turn-helix domain-containing protein: protein MMAKELQDWFPEAQISDQPVEKEGYLTLPLASQQWILLEKSGLSEREKQLVALLTQQEQARSLNPWYSYLIEGKGQAPQSFKKIQLVYCHLSYFQQENLASWLDMMRTLFPNCQTVLQVGAQDYVFVLQQDKYTSVRAILSDTIEAVEYDFGLRLSIMLGQVWSQTGYQALSDLIKAERDLFKTWWRQGHQGVHTFSQLYLWSMGERIVDLKPIKECLHQMILDQDQIQEIILSLWENSAVLTKTAQKLYLHRNSLQYKIDKWEELTGLQLKELTDLTLCYQLILGSLSTIVGL from the coding sequence ATGATGGCAAAAGAACTACAAGACTGGTTTCCTGAGGCTCAGATTTCAGACCAGCCAGTAGAGAAAGAGGGTTATCTCACGCTCCCTTTAGCTTCTCAGCAGTGGATTTTGCTGGAGAAATCTGGTCTCAGTGAGCGTGAAAAGCAGTTGGTTGCCCTCTTGACCCAACAGGAGCAGGCTCGTTCGCTCAATCCTTGGTATTCCTATCTGATTGAGGGCAAGGGTCAGGCACCGCAATCTTTTAAAAAAATTCAGCTGGTTTATTGTCATCTTTCCTATTTTCAGCAGGAAAATCTGGCTTCTTGGCTAGATATGATGCGGACTCTTTTTCCCAACTGTCAGACGGTGCTTCAGGTCGGAGCTCAGGATTATGTTTTCGTGCTTCAACAAGACAAATACACCTCTGTACGAGCTATTTTAAGTGATACGATTGAAGCGGTTGAGTATGACTTTGGACTTCGTCTGTCAATCATGTTGGGTCAGGTTTGGTCTCAGACAGGCTATCAAGCCCTATCAGACTTGATTAAAGCGGAGCGGGATTTGTTTAAGACTTGGTGGCGTCAGGGTCACCAAGGTGTTCATACCTTTTCACAACTCTATCTTTGGAGTATGGGGGAAAGAATTGTAGACTTGAAGCCAATCAAGGAATGTCTACACCAGATGATTTTGGATCAAGATCAGATTCAGGAAATCATCCTCTCTCTTTGGGAAAATAGTGCTGTTCTCACTAAAACAGCCCAGAAACTCTATCTGCACCGCAATTCTCTCCAATACAAGATTGATAAGTGGGAAGAATTGACAGGGCTACAGTTGAAGGAGTTGACCGACCTGACTCTGTGTTATCAATTGATTTTAGGTTCTTTGTCAACTATAGTTGGTTTGTAA
- a CDS encoding Mini-ribonuclease 3 → MIDVNLINGIALAFEGDAVYSMYIRRHLILKGMTKPNKLHQEATKYVSAKAQARLITLMLEEQILTEKEEEIYKRGRNTNSHTKAKNADVVTYRMSTGFEAVMGYLHMTENLERLESLISWCIQKVEG, encoded by the coding sequence GTGATTGATGTCAATCTCATTAACGGGATTGCGCTAGCTTTTGAGGGAGATGCGGTGTATTCTATGTATATTCGTCGTCACCTCATCCTCAAAGGCATGACCAAGCCCAATAAACTCCACCAAGAAGCGACCAAGTATGTTTCAGCTAAGGCTCAAGCTCGCCTGATTACTCTCATGTTGGAGGAGCAAATCCTGACGGAAAAAGAAGAGGAAATCTACAAACGTGGTCGCAATACCAATAGCCATACCAAAGCTAAAAATGCTGATGTGGTGACCTACCGTATGTCCACAGGTTTTGAAGCAGTGATGGGCTATCTCCATATGACTGAAAATCTGGAACGTCTTGAGAGCTTGATTTCGTGGTGCATCCAAAAAGTGGAGGGATAG
- the cysS gene encoding cysteine--tRNA ligase — protein MIKIYDTMSRDLREFVPIEDGKVKMYVCGPTVYNYIHVGNARSTVAFDTIRRYFEYRGYEVAYISNFTDVDDKIINRAKEEGITPQEVADKYIATFREDVTALGVKPATRHPRVVEFMADIIRFVEDLIEKGFAYESQGDVYFRVEKSHNYAKLANKTLEDLELGASGRTDEETVRKENPVDFALWKSAKPGEISWDSPWGPGRPGWHIECSVMSTEILGDTIDIHGGGADLEFPHHTNEIAQSEAKTGKTFANYWMHNGFVNIDNVKMSKSLGNFITVHDALKTIDGQVLRFFFATQHYRKPINFTEKAVCDAETNLKYLKNTYEQPFTGIVDAQELQAFKDKFVAAMDEDFNSANGITVVFEMAKWINSGNYDASVKEALAAMLEVFGIVFVEEVLDAEIEDLIQKRQEARANRDFATADQIRDQLAAQGIKLLDTKDGVRWTRD, from the coding sequence ATGATTAAAATCTATGACACCATGTCTCGTGATTTGCGAGAATTTGTCCCAATTGAGGACGGCAAGGTAAAGATGTATGTTTGTGGGCCAACCGTGTATAACTATATTCACGTGGGGAATGCCCGTTCAACGGTGGCTTTTGATACCATTCGTCGCTATTTTGAGTATCGTGGTTATGAGGTTGCCTATATTTCCAATTTTACGGATGTGGATGATAAGATTATCAACCGTGCAAAGGAAGAAGGTATTACGCCTCAGGAGGTTGCGGACAAATACATAGCTACCTTTCGTGAAGATGTGACGGCCTTAGGCGTGAAGCCTGCAACTCGCCATCCGCGTGTGGTGGAGTTTATGGCTGACATTATCCGCTTTGTGGAAGATTTGATTGAAAAAGGTTTTGCTTATGAGAGCCAAGGAGATGTCTATTTCCGTGTGGAAAAATCTCATAACTATGCCAAATTGGCTAATAAAACCTTGGAAGACTTGGAGCTGGGTGCTTCAGGTCGTACCGATGAAGAAACGGTTCGTAAGGAAAATCCTGTGGACTTTGCCCTCTGGAAATCTGCCAAACCAGGCGAGATTTCTTGGGATAGCCCTTGGGGACCTGGTCGTCCGGGCTGGCATATCGAGTGTTCGGTCATGTCGACAGAGATTTTGGGTGATACCATTGATATCCACGGTGGTGGAGCTGATCTAGAGTTTCCACACCATACCAATGAAATTGCCCAGTCAGAAGCAAAAACAGGCAAGACCTTTGCCAACTACTGGATGCACAATGGTTTTGTCAACATCGACAATGTCAAGATGTCTAAGTCCTTGGGTAACTTTATCACCGTGCATGATGCTCTTAAAACCATTGATGGCCAAGTGCTTCGTTTCTTCTTTGCGACTCAACACTACCGTAAGCCAATCAACTTCACAGAAAAAGCAGTGTGTGATGCAGAGACTAATCTCAAGTATCTGAAGAATACTTACGAACAACCATTTACTGGAATTGTAGATGCTCAAGAGTTGCAAGCTTTTAAAGATAAGTTTGTAGCAGCTATGGATGAGGATTTCAACTCTGCCAACGGTATCACAGTTGTTTTTGAAATGGCCAAATGGATTAACTCAGGTAATTATGATGCAAGTGTTAAGGAAGCTCTTGCGGCTATGTTAGAGGTCTTTGGAATTGTCTTTGTTGAGGAAGTTTTGGATGCAGAGATTGAAGACTTGATCCAAAAACGCCAAGAAGCGCGTGCTAATCGTGACTTTGCCACAGCAGACCAGATCCGTGACCAATTGGCTGCTCAAGGAATTAAGCTCCTTGACACCAAGGATGGAGTGAGGTGGACACGTGATTGA
- a CDS encoding GNAT family N-acetyltransferase has translation MIQARNKLSQEELSEAKKLINCCQNYDGTYRDPYLSNILNFDPNMPAFFLYYEKGELVGLLTVYADDQDVEVTILVQPDHRRQGIARALFTSFERETASFPIHSVTFQTERVFLDRHPDFASNWGLIEDEETETWLGKDRRPYPLANVSNLEVLLADSSYQEQISQLKFQAFSEEHESREIVDRYVAEALKDPESRLYILLKDGQVIGTCTIDLSSDTNYFYGLAISEPERGKGYGSYLAKSLVNQLIEQNDKEFQIAVEDSNVGAKRLYEKIGFVKQTQVVYLNEKGARDSEM, from the coding sequence ATGATTCAAGCAAGAAACAAGTTAAGCCAAGAGGAGCTATCTGAGGCGAAAAAACTAATTAACTGTTGTCAAAACTATGACGGTACCTATCGTGATCCCTATCTCTCTAACATACTGAATTTTGACCCAAACATGCCCGCCTTTTTCCTTTATTATGAAAAAGGCGAACTTGTTGGTCTATTAACCGTCTATGCAGATGACCAAGATGTAGAAGTGACGATACTGGTTCAACCAGATCATCGCCGTCAGGGAATCGCGCGTGCATTGTTTACTAGTTTTGAGAGAGAAACAGCTTCTTTTCCGATTCATTCAGTCACTTTTCAGACAGAGCGTGTTTTTCTAGACCGCCATCCTGACTTTGCCAGTAACTGGGGACTAATCGAGGATGAAGAGACAGAAACTTGGTTAGGTAAGGATAGAAGACCTTATCCGTTAGCAAATGTTTCCAATCTGGAAGTTTTGTTAGCAGATAGTTCGTATCAGGAGCAAATTAGTCAGTTAAAATTTCAGGCATTCTCAGAGGAACATGAGTCTAGAGAGATTGTGGATAGATATGTCGCTGAAGCTCTGAAGGATCCAGAAAGTCGCTTATATATTTTATTAAAAGACGGTCAGGTTATTGGAACTTGCACGATTGATTTATCGAGCGATACGAATTACTTCTACGGTTTAGCAATATCAGAACCTGAACGTGGGAAAGGCTATGGGAGCTACTTAGCAAAATCCCTTGTCAACCAACTAATTGAGCAAAATGACAAGGAGTTTCAGATTGCCGTGGAAGATAGCAATGTAGGTGCCAAACGTTTGTATGAAAAGATTGGCTTTGTCAAACAGACTCAGGTGGTTTATCTGAATGAGAAAGGAGCAAGGGATTCCGAAATGTAG
- the cysE gene encoding serine O-acetyltransferase, which yields MGWWRETIDIVKENDPAARTTLEVLLTYPGVKALAAHRLSHFLWKHGFKLLARMHSQFWRFWTQIEIHPGAQIDSGVFIDHGSGLVIGETAIVEKGVLLYHGVTLGGTGKDCGKRHPTVRKGALISAHAQVIGPVEIGENAKVGAAAVVVADVPSDVTVVGIPAKIVRLHGKKDEPVIHEVEEKREYYVNKLEQAKDASHRSSGL from the coding sequence ATGGGATGGTGGCGCGAAACCATTGATATCGTAAAAGAAAATGATCCAGCGGCCCGCACCACTTTGGAGGTTTTGCTGACTTATCCAGGTGTCAAGGCCTTGGCGGCCCACCGTCTCTCGCATTTTCTCTGGAAGCATGGCTTCAAACTCCTGGCTCGTATGCACAGTCAGTTTTGGCGCTTCTGGACTCAGATTGAAATCCATCCAGGTGCCCAGATTGATTCAGGTGTCTTTATCGACCACGGTTCTGGTCTGGTGATTGGGGAAACAGCGATTGTTGAAAAAGGTGTTCTTCTTTATCACGGGGTGACTCTTGGGGGAACAGGGAAAGACTGTGGCAAACGCCATCCGACCGTTCGAAAGGGAGCTTTAATATCCGCTCATGCTCAAGTCATTGGACCCGTTGAAATCGGTGAAAATGCCAAAGTCGGTGCAGCAGCAGTTGTCGTGGCAGACGTACCTAGTGATGTGACGGTTGTCGGTATTCCGGCCAAGATTGTCCGCCTTCATGGTAAGAAGGATGAGCCGGTTATTCATGAGGTTGAAGAAAAGCGAGAGTATTATGTCAATAAACTCGAGCAGGCTAAAGATGCCAGTCACAGATCGTCTGGTTTGTAG
- the pnp gene encoding polyribonucleotide nucleotidyltransferase, with product MTKQVFQTTFAGRELIVETGQVAKQANGSVVVRYGESTVLTAAVMSKKMATGDFFPLQVNYEEKMYAAGKFPGGFMKREGRPSTDATLTARLIDRPIRPMFAEGFRNEVQVINTVLSYDENASAPMAAMFGSSLALSISDIPFDGPIAGVQVGYVDGQIIINPTQEQAEQSLLELTVAGTKHAINMVESGAKELSEEIMLEALLKGHEAVKELIAFQEEIVAEVGKEKAEVELLHVDADLQAEIIAAYNSDLQKAVQVEEKLAREAATQAVKDQVTAVYEEKYADHEEFDRIMRDVAEILEQMEHAEVRRLITEDKVRPDGRKVDEIRPLDAVVDFLPRVHGSGLFTRGQTQALSVLTLAPMGETQIIDGLDPEYKKRFMHHYNFPQYSVGETGRYGAPGRREIGHGALGERALAQVLPSLEEFPYAIRLVAEVLESNGSSSQASICAGTLALMAGGVPIKAPVAGIAMGLISDGNNYTVLTDIQGLEDHFGDMDFKVAGTRDGITALQMDIKIQGITAEILTEALAQAKKARFEILDVIEATIPEVRPELAPTAPKIDTIKIDVDKIKIVIGKGGETIDKIIAETGVKIDIDEEGNVSIYSSDQDAINRAKEIIAGLVREAKVDEVYRAKVVRIEKFGAFVNLFDKTDALVHISEMAWTRTNRVEDLVEIGDEVDVKVIKIDEKGRIDASMKALLPRPPKPERDEKGEKSERPQRPRHHKDHKPKKEFTETPKDSE from the coding sequence ATGACAAAACAAGTGTTTCAAACGACTTTTGCGGGTCGTGAGTTAATTGTAGAGACTGGTCAGGTTGCTAAGCAAGCAAATGGCTCTGTTGTCGTGCGTTACGGTGAGTCAACTGTCTTGACTGCTGCCGTTATGTCTAAGAAAATGGCAACTGGGGATTTCTTCCCTCTTCAAGTCAACTACGAAGAAAAAATGTATGCGGCTGGGAAGTTTCCTGGTGGCTTTATGAAACGTGAAGGACGTCCTTCAACAGATGCGACTTTGACAGCGCGTTTGATTGACCGTCCAATCCGTCCGATGTTTGCGGAAGGTTTCCGTAATGAAGTGCAAGTGATTAACACCGTGCTTTCTTATGATGAAAATGCTTCTGCACCGATGGCAGCTATGTTTGGTTCATCCTTGGCGCTTTCTATTTCAGATATTCCGTTTGATGGACCGATCGCTGGGGTACAAGTGGGCTATGTAGATGGCCAAATCATCATCAACCCTACGCAAGAACAGGCAGAGCAATCTCTCCTTGAATTGACAGTAGCTGGTACCAAACACGCCATCAACATGGTAGAGTCTGGTGCCAAAGAATTGTCAGAAGAAATCATGTTGGAAGCTCTTCTTAAAGGGCATGAAGCAGTCAAAGAATTGATTGCCTTCCAAGAAGAAATCGTTGCAGAAGTTGGTAAAGAAAAAGCAGAAGTAGAATTGCTTCATGTGGACGCTGACTTGCAAGCTGAAATCATCGCAGCCTACAACAGTGACCTCCAAAAAGCGGTCCAAGTAGAGGAAAAATTGGCTCGTGAAGCTGCAACTCAAGCAGTTAAGGACCAAGTTACTGCCGTTTACGAAGAAAAATATGCAGACCATGAGGAATTTGACCGTATCATGCGAGATGTGGCTGAAATCTTGGAACAAATGGAACACGCTGAAGTGCGCCGTTTGATCACAGAAGATAAGGTACGTCCTGATGGTCGTAAGGTCGATGAAATCCGTCCTTTGGATGCGGTTGTTGACTTCCTTCCTCGTGTGCACGGTTCAGGTCTCTTCACTCGTGGACAAACTCAAGCCCTTTCAGTCTTGACCTTGGCTCCGATGGGTGAAACTCAAATCATTGATGGTTTGGATCCAGAGTACAAGAAACGCTTTATGCACCACTATAACTTCCCACAATACTCTGTAGGGGAAACTGGTCGTTACGGTGCGCCAGGTCGTCGTGAAATCGGTCACGGTGCTCTCGGTGAGCGTGCCCTTGCTCAAGTCTTGCCAAGTTTGGAAGAATTCCCATACGCTATCCGTCTAGTAGCAGAAGTTTTGGAATCAAACGGTTCTTCATCTCAGGCTTCTATCTGTGCAGGAACTCTTGCCCTTATGGCTGGTGGTGTGCCAATCAAGGCGCCAGTAGCTGGTATTGCCATGGGACTTATCTCAGATGGAAACAACTATACAGTTTTGACAGATATCCAAGGTTTGGAAGACCACTTTGGAGATATGGACTTCAAGGTTGCAGGAACTCGTGACGGGATTACAGCCCTACAAATGGATATCAAAATTCAAGGGATTACTGCAGAAATCTTGACTGAGGCTCTTGCCCAAGCCAAGAAAGCGCGTTTTGAAATCCTTGATGTGATTGAAGCAACCATTCCAGAAGTTCGTCCAGAATTGGCTCCAACTGCTCCGAAAATTGATACCATCAAGATTGATGTGGACAAGATTAAGATTGTCATCGGTAAGGGTGGAGAAACCATCGACAAGATTATCGCCGAAACAGGCGTTAAGATTGATATCGACGAAGAAGGAAATGTGTCTATCTACTCTAGCGACCAAGATGCTATTAACCGTGCTAAAGAAATTATTGCTGGTTTGGTCCGTGAAGCTAAGGTGGACGAAGTTTACCGTGCTAAAGTCGTTCGTATCGAGAAATTTGGTGCCTTTGTTAACCTCTTTGATAAGACAGATGCCCTTGTTCATATCTCTGAGATGGCTTGGACACGTACTAACCGTGTAGAAGACTTGGTAGAAATCGGAGATGAAGTCGATGTTAAGGTTATTAAGATTGATGAAAAAGGTCGTATCGATGCCTCTATGAAAGCTCTTCTTCCTCGTCCTCCAAAACCTGAACGTGATGAAAAAGGTGAAAAATCAGAACGTCCTCAACGCCCACGTCATCACAAGGATCACAAACCTAAGAAAGAATTTACAGAAACACCAAAAGATTCAGAATAA
- the metF gene encoding methylenetetrahydrofolate reductase [NAD(P)H] gives MSRQTPSLSFEVFPPNPAVGNDNIISALQDMQELAPHFISVTASNNKFNIKETTVRLADFIQNDLAIPTIAHLPAIYLTKDKVAETIADLDKVGVQKILALRGDIIPDVEPQKDFRYATDLIEFIKEQAPHFDIVGACYPEGHPDSPNQILDIQNLKKKVDAGCSSLVTQLFFDNERFYDFQDKCILAGIDVPIHAGIMPILNRNQALRLLKTCENIHLPRKFKAILDKYEHDPESLRAAGLAYAVDQIVDLVTQDVAGVHLYTMNNAETAKYIHQATHALFNHQSLG, from the coding sequence ATGTCACGCCAAACACCGTCACTCTCATTTGAAGTGTTCCCTCCCAACCCAGCCGTGGGTAATGATAACATTATTTCTGCTCTTCAAGATATGCAGGAGTTGGCTCCCCACTTTATCAGTGTGACTGCCAGCAATAATAAATTTAATATCAAGGAAACAACGGTCCGTTTGGCCGACTTTATCCAAAATGACTTGGCGATTCCGACTATTGCTCACTTGCCAGCCATCTATTTGACCAAGGACAAGGTTGCTGAAACCATTGCTGATTTGGACAAGGTTGGAGTGCAGAAAATCTTGGCTCTTCGTGGAGATATTATTCCTGATGTGGAACCACAAAAGGATTTTCGCTACGCAACTGACTTGATCGAGTTCATCAAGGAACAAGCCCCTCACTTTGATATTGTTGGTGCTTGTTATCCAGAAGGTCATCCAGATTCACCAAATCAGATTTTAGATATTCAAAATCTTAAGAAGAAAGTAGATGCAGGTTGTTCGAGCCTCGTAACTCAGCTTTTCTTTGACAATGAGCGCTTCTATGATTTCCAAGACAAGTGCATCTTGGCTGGGATTGATGTACCCATTCATGCAGGGATTATGCCAATTCTGAATCGAAATCAGGCTCTCCGCCTCTTGAAGACTTGTGAGAATATCCATCTTCCACGCAAATTTAAAGCCATCTTAGACAAGTATGAGCATGACCCTGAGTCGCTCAGAGCAGCAGGACTTGCCTATGCAGTGGACCAAATTGTGGACTTGGTAACTCAGGATGTTGCCGGTGTGCATCTCTACACTATGAACAATGCTGAAACAGCAAAATACATCCATCAAGCAACACATGCCTTGTTTAATCATCAGTCTCTAGGATAA
- the metE gene encoding 5-methyltetrahydropteroyltriglutamate--homocysteine S-methyltransferase yields the protein MSTTIIGFPRLGEFRELKFTTEKYFRKEISEEELLAAAKDLRAKHWNIVKEKGITEIPSNDFSHYDNFLDAAFLFNVVPASVQNLDLSDLERYFALGRGYQGEKGDVRALPMKKWFNTNYHYIVPKFEKDTQVKLAGHKIFDEFQEAKELGLNTRPVLVGPFTFLQLSDFEEGVKAEDFVDSLVAAYQEVFAKLAELGATRIQLDEAALVKDLTAEEKALFLNLYNKLLADKKGLEVLLQTYFGDVRDVYADLVKLPVDAIGLDFVEGKKTLELVKGGFPADKTLYAGIVNGKNIWRNNYEKSLAVLEQIPAENIVLTSSCSLLHVPFTTANEEFEPAILNHFAFAVEKLDEIRDLDAIRNGQGEEALAANKELFATERVGENAELRARIAGLTDADYTRLPAFAEREAIQEEAFKLPALPTTTIGSFPQTKEVRAKRLAYRKGELSQEEYDAFLAETIDEWIKWQEDIDFDVLVHGEFERNDMVEYFGQNLSGYLFSKNGWVQSYGMRGVKPPIIWGDVTRLNPITVKWSSYAQSRTNKPVKGMLTGPVTILNWSFPREDISIKDSTLQIALAIKDEVLDLEAAGVKIIQIDEAALREKLPLRRSDWYEDYLDWAIPAFRLVHSTVAPDTQIHTHMCYSEFTDIIPAIDNMDADVISFEASRSNLEILDELKAKNFQTEVGPGVYDIHSPRVPNEGEIDNTIEAILAKVPSKKVWINPDCGLKTRGIPETKESLIRLVEAAKAAREKL from the coding sequence ATGTCAACTACAATCATCGGTTTCCCTCGTTTGGGCGAATTCCGCGAATTAAAATTTACAACTGAAAAATACTTTAGAAAAGAAATCTCAGAAGAAGAACTCTTGGCAGCCGCAAAAGACTTGCGTGCTAAACACTGGAACATTGTCAAAGAAAAAGGCATCACTGAAATTCCATCAAATGACTTTTCTCACTATGACAACTTCCTAGATGCAGCTTTCCTTTTCAACGTGGTACCTGCTTCAGTTCAAAATTTGGACTTGTCTGACCTTGAGCGCTATTTCGCTTTGGGTCGTGGTTACCAAGGAGAAAAAGGAGACGTTCGCGCCCTTCCAATGAAAAAATGGTTCAATACCAACTACCACTACATCGTTCCTAAATTTGAAAAAGACACTCAAGTCAAACTTGCAGGTCACAAGATCTTTGATGAGTTCCAAGAAGCTAAAGAACTTGGTCTCAACACTCGTCCTGTCCTTGTAGGTCCATTCACTTTCCTTCAATTGTCAGACTTTGAAGAAGGCGTGAAAGCAGAAGACTTCGTAGACAGCTTAGTTGCTGCTTACCAAGAAGTTTTTGCAAAATTGGCTGAACTTGGTGCGACTCGCATCCAATTGGATGAAGCGGCTCTTGTAAAAGACTTGACAGCCGAAGAAAAAGCTCTCTTCTTGAACCTCTACAACAAACTCTTGGCTGACAAAAAAGGTCTTGAAGTCTTGCTTCAAACTTACTTCGGTGACGTTCGTGACGTTTACGCTGACCTTGTGAAATTGCCAGTAGATGCTATCGGTCTTGATTTCGTTGAAGGTAAGAAAACTCTTGAATTGGTTAAAGGTGGCTTCCCAGCTGACAAGACTCTTTATGCAGGTATTGTCAATGGTAAAAACATCTGGCGTAACAACTACGAAAAGAGCTTGGCTGTTCTTGAGCAAATCCCAGCTGAAAACATTGTGTTGACAAGCTCATGCTCACTTCTTCATGTGCCATTTACAACTGCTAATGAAGAATTTGAACCAGCAATCTTGAACCACTTTGCCTTTGCAGTTGAAAAATTGGATGAGATTCGTGATTTGGATGCTATCCGCAATGGTCAAGGTGAAGAAGCACTTGCAGCTAACAAAGAACTCTTTGCGACTGAGCGTGTTGGTGAAAATGCGGAACTTCGTGCGCGTATCGCTGGCTTGACAGATGCAGACTACACTCGTTTACCAGCCTTTGCAGAACGTGAAGCTATCCAAGAAGAAGCTTTCAAACTTCCAGCTCTTCCAACAACAACTATCGGTTCATTCCCTCAAACAAAAGAAGTTCGTGCTAAACGTTTGGCTTATCGTAAAGGTGAGTTGTCTCAAGAAGAGTACGATGCTTTCCTTGCTGAAACGATCGATGAATGGATCAAATGGCAAGAAGATATCGACTTTGATGTCCTTGTTCACGGTGAATTTGAGCGTAACGACATGGTTGAGTACTTCGGTCAAAACTTGTCAGGTTACCTCTTCTCTAAAAATGGTTGGGTACAATCATACGGTATGCGTGGGGTGAAACCACCAATCATCTGGGGTGATGTAACTCGTCTTAACCCTATCACTGTTAAATGGTCTAGCTATGCACAAAGCCGTACAAATAAACCTGTTAAAGGTATGTTGACTGGACCTGTTACCATCCTCAACTGGTCATTCCCACGTGAAGACATCTCTATCAAGGATTCTACTCTTCAAATCGCCCTTGCTATCAAGGATGAAGTACTTGACCTTGAAGCTGCTGGTGTGAAAATCATTCAAATCGACGAGGCTGCTCTTCGTGAAAAATTGCCACTCCGTCGTAGCGACTGGTACGAAGACTACCTTGACTGGGCAATTCCTGCCTTCCGCTTGGTACACTCAACAGTAGCGCCAGATACTCAAATCCACACTCACATGTGTTATTCAGAATTTACTGATATCATCCCAGCTATCGACAACATGGATGCAGATGTTATTTCCTTTGAAGCTAGCCGTTCAAACCTTGAAATCTTGGACGAACTCAAAGCGAAAAACTTCCAAACAGAAGTGGGCCCTGGGGTTTACGATATCCACTCACCTCGTGTACCAAATGAAGGCGAAATCGACAATACAATCGAAGCCATCCTTGCTAAAGTGCCAAGCAAGAAAGTTTGGATCAACCCTGACTGTGGTTTGAAAACACGTGGTATTCCAGAAACAAAAGAAAGCTTGATCCGCCTTGTTGAAGCAGCGAAAGCTGCGCGTGAGAAATTGTAA
- a CDS encoding helix-turn-helix domain-containing protein, which yields MENSAIGSNWKDVRSQLFTKEEILESDMRVAIMSELIEARHDQGISQKKLEEFSGVSQPVIARMETGKTSPQLDTVLKVLASLGKTLAVVPLEQEKS from the coding sequence ATGGAGAATAGTGCTATTGGGAGTAACTGGAAGGATGTCCGATCTCAACTCTTTACAAAGGAGGAAATTCTTGAAAGTGATATGCGAGTGGCTATCATGAGTGAGCTGATTGAGGCTAGGCATGACCAAGGAATCAGCCAGAAAAAGCTGGAAGAATTCAGTGGAGTAAGCCAGCCTGTCATAGCTAGGATGGAAACAGGCAAGACAAGTCCTCAGTTGGATACAGTCTTGAAAGTTTTAGCCAGTTTAGGAAAGACACTAGCAGTCGTCCCCCTTGAACAGGAAAAGAGTTGA